A genome region from Hymenobacter tibetensis includes the following:
- a CDS encoding LON peptidase substrate-binding domain-containing protein — protein MRQLALFPLNLVVFPGEKLNLHIFEPRYRQLVRDCLSEGITFGIPPFLNESVSPLGTEMRLIDVEKNYASGEMDIRTQAVGLFRVEEFYRQAPGKLYAGALVEDLVDDDHIDVVLQTRISAQLQQLYDVLGLRKLMQELPANYRIYDVAHHLGLSTEQEYQLLEAQTEAERQEIVLEHLEHILPVLLETERLKERVRLNGHFKNLTPPNF, from the coding sequence ATGCGCCAGCTTGCTTTGTTTCCGCTTAACCTCGTGGTATTCCCCGGCGAGAAGTTAAATCTGCACATTTTCGAGCCGCGCTACCGCCAGCTGGTGCGCGACTGTCTAAGCGAAGGCATCACCTTTGGGATTCCACCCTTTCTAAACGAATCGGTAAGCCCACTAGGCACCGAAATGCGGCTGATTGACGTGGAAAAAAACTACGCAAGTGGCGAAATGGACATCCGCACGCAGGCAGTAGGACTGTTTCGAGTCGAGGAATTTTACCGGCAGGCACCGGGCAAGCTGTATGCCGGCGCGCTAGTGGAAGACCTAGTGGATGACGACCACATAGATGTTGTTCTGCAAACGCGCATCTCGGCCCAGCTACAGCAGCTCTACGACGTATTAGGGCTACGCAAGTTGATGCAAGAACTTCCCGCCAACTACCGAATCTATGATGTGGCGCATCACCTAGGCTTGAGCACCGAACAGGAATATCAGCTTTTAGAAGCCCAAACCGAGGCGGAGCGGCAGGAAATAGTGCTGGAACACCTAGAGCACATTCTGCCAGTGCTGCTGGAAACCGAGCGGTTGAAAGAGCGGGTGCGGTTGAACGGGCACTTCAAAAACCTGACGCCGCCCAACTTTTGA
- a CDS encoding LacI family DNA-binding transcriptional regulator has translation MSKRHVSLKTLAQALNVSMSTVSRALRNHPDIGPEVTQRVQQLAQELQYTPNPLAIGLLKDRTNTIGVIVPDLVTYFFSSIISGIESLANEHGYYIVIRCSYESYEKEKECLENLLKLRVDGIIMCLAQETQDYAHFNHLLEAEIPLVFFDRVCRPEEVATVVVDNQEAARRITQHFFESGYRRIAHIAGPAQLNITRERIAGYQQGLQECGLPFEEDLLVHCDLSIASATAATQQLLALSPPPDAIFGVNDTAAFAAMKEIKRQHLRIPEDVGLVGFTDEFHATVVEPTLTSVMHPTYEMGREAALLFLAQMDAKTPIQPRQQVLTTQLVVRESSSRAV, from the coding sequence ATGAGCAAACGACACGTTTCCTTGAAAACCCTAGCGCAAGCTCTGAACGTGTCGATGTCCACGGTTTCGCGGGCTCTTCGCAACCACCCCGACATTGGCCCGGAGGTCACGCAGCGAGTGCAGCAGCTGGCGCAGGAGCTGCAATACACGCCTAATCCGCTAGCCATTGGGTTGCTGAAAGACCGGACCAACACCATAGGCGTCATCGTGCCTGATTTAGTTACTTATTTCTTCTCGTCTATTATCAGCGGCATCGAGAGCTTAGCCAACGAACACGGCTACTACATCGTGATTCGGTGCAGCTACGAGAGCTACGAGAAGGAAAAAGAGTGCTTGGAAAACCTGCTTAAATTGCGTGTGGACGGCATTATCATGTGTTTGGCGCAGGAAACCCAGGACTACGCCCACTTCAATCATCTACTGGAAGCCGAGATACCACTCGTGTTTTTCGACCGGGTATGCCGCCCCGAGGAAGTGGCCACCGTGGTGGTAGACAACCAAGAGGCCGCTCGCCGCATCACGCAGCACTTCTTTGAGAGTGGCTACCGCCGCATAGCCCACATTGCCGGCCCAGCTCAGCTCAACATCACGCGCGAACGAATAGCGGGCTATCAGCAGGGCCTCCAAGAGTGCGGCCTGCCTTTCGAGGAAGACCTCCTGGTCCATTGCGACCTTAGTATTGCCAGCGCAACAGCCGCTACGCAGCAGTTGCTCGCCCTTTCTCCCCCACCCGACGCTATTTTCGGGGTCAACGACACTGCTGCCTTCGCGGCTATGAAAGAAATCAAGCGGCAGCACCTGCGCATTCCCGAAGACGTAGGGCTGGTTGGTTTCACCGACGAGTTTCACGCCACCGTAGTGGAGCCCACGCTGACGTCTGTGATGCACCCGACGTACGAAATGGGCCGGGAAGCGGCGCTGCTGTTTTTGGCGCAAATGGACGCTAAGACGCCTATACAGCCTCGCCAGCAGGTGCTTACCACCCAGTTGGTTGTGCGGGAGTCTTCTAGCCGGGCGGTGTAG